One window of the Oncorhynchus mykiss isolate Arlee chromosome 5, USDA_OmykA_1.1, whole genome shotgun sequence genome contains the following:
- the LOC110523114 gene encoding THAP domain-containing protein 1, with the protein MVQSCSAYGCKNRYHKDRNISFHKFPLARPDVCGKWVAAMRRNNFKPTRYSNICSQHFTKDCFKPECNNRVLKENAVPSLFCFSKLQVKAESLADPLPPEMDFSLTLPSLPLSDTEETQQEIQTETHHTVDPLPLVENLPHSMSISCDHNYTVEDTVQQKKRIEQLEEQLDKLRKKLKTVQQKCRRQERQLKRFKAIGEFQRMNRDPALGEGYVILPQQLYDALKGIEPVEGP; encoded by the exons ATGGTCCAATCGTGCTCAGCTTACGGATGCAAAAACAGATATCATAAAGACAGAAACATTTCATTTCACAA GTTCCCGCTAGCGCGGCCAGACGTGTGTGGGAAATGGGTTGCAGCAATGAGGAGAAACAATTTCAAACCAACCAGATACAGTAATATCTGCTCTCAGCATTTCACTAAAGATTGCTTCAAACCAGAGTGCAACAACCGAGTCCTGAAGGAGAATGCTGTACCTTCTCTATTCTGTTTCAGTAAACTACAAGtcaag GCAGAGTCCTTGGCGGACCCGTTACCTCCAGAGATGGACTTCTCTctgaccctcccctccctccccctctctgacaCAGAGGAGACCCAGcaggagatacagacagagacccaTCACACTGTAGACCCCTTACCCCTGGTAGAGAACCTTCCCCACAGCATGTCCATCTCCTGTGACCACAACTACACCGTAGAGGACACGGTTCAGCAGAAGAAGAGGATTGAGCAGCTGGAGGAACAGCTGGACAAGCTGAGGAAGAAGTTAAAGACCGTACAGCAGAAGTGTCGGAGGCAGGAGAGACAGTTGAAGAGGTTTAAGGCTATCGGAGAGTTCCAGAGGATGAACAGGGACCCGGCGCTAGGGGAGGGATATGTAATTCTACCCCAACAGCTTTATGACGCGCTCAAAGGGATTGAGCCTGTAGAGGGTCCATGA